Proteins from a single region of Oncorhynchus tshawytscha isolate Ot180627B linkage group LG03, Otsh_v2.0, whole genome shotgun sequence:
- the LOC112235400 gene encoding signal transducer and activator of transcription 4 isoform X2, whose translation MSQWKQIQQLEFKYLEQVDYLYDDNFPMGIRQVLSDWIESQDWDMAAHHESMATVLLSNLLSQLDRQCSQEQNFLQRHNLKNINKQLQIKYKAYPLLMAGVISTSLREERRIIASANIPEQGPLEKSVQNSVAFERQKNMDNRVVIIRSSVQTLDPAVKCLEDMQDDFDLRFKTIQSRDPADRNTEGMEQEVTRLQEFLNNLDFKRKEILSKMSDMIKEIDALIASQLNPELMEWKRRQQINCIGGPLLTGLDQLQNWFTLTAQSLFQMKRQLDKLGELILKVTYASDPISLQRPQLEEQVKYLIDHLIKSSFVVEKQPWMPTHPQKPLIIKTGVQFTTKVRLLVKLPEVDYQLKVKTIFDKYLPPGRVHRQFFILTSTTKVMDVEESSNGCLSVEFRHLLKEKKYVNGTKVNEGPLSVTEELHSLSFEAQFNIQGINIDLETCSFPLVVISNVSQLTGGWASIMWYNMLTDEPRNLDFFASPPRASWGQLSEVLSWQFSTFTGRGLNREQLCMLGEKLMGQQASHNECQVSWSKFCKENIPGKPFSFWMWLDFILELIKKHLLPIWNDNCIMGFVSKETERACLKDKEPGTFLLRFSESHLGGITFTWVKQSDSGEAKLISVEPYTKSRLSALPFANIIRDYKVIADGEVPENPLKFLYPGIPKDESFRRHYNSQQSKVFPYISSTWIPISTLQ comes from the exons ATGAGTCAATGGAAACAAATTCAACAGCTCGAGTTCAAATACCTGGAGCAGGTGGATTACCTTTATGATGACAACTTCCCCATGGGGATTCGGCAGGTGCTTTCTGACTGGATTGAAAGCCAGGACTG GGATATGGCCGCACACCATGAGTCCATGGCGACAGTTCTCCTCAGCAATCTCCTGTCTCAGTTGGACAGGCAGTGTTCTCAGGAACAGAACTTCCTACAAAGACACAACCTGAAGAACATCAACAAGCAGTTACAG atcaAATACAAAGCCTACCCTCTGCTCATGGCCGGGGTCATCTCCACTAGCCTCAGAGAGGAGCGTCGTATCATCGCCTCAGCCAACATACCGGAACAG GGCCCGTTGGAGAAATCTGTACAGAATTCCGTGGCCTTCGAGAGACAGAAGAACATGGACAACAGGGTGGTCATAATCAGGAGTAGTGTGCAGACGCTGGACCCGGCAGTGAAATGTCTAGAGGACATGCAAGATGACTTTGACTTACGCTTCAAAACTATCCAGTCTCGAG ATCCGGCGGACAGGAACACAGAGGGGATGGAACAGGAAGTGACCCGACTGCAGGAGTTTCTCAACAACCTGGACTTTAAGAGGAAG GAGATCCTGTCTAAAATGAGTGACATGATAAAAGAGATTGACGCTCTGATAGCCTCCCAGCTGAACCCAGAGCTGATGGAGTGGAAACGCAGGCAGCAGATCAACTGTATAGGTGGCCCACTGCTCACTGGACTGGACCAGCTCCAGAACTG gtttactCTGACGGCCCAGAGTCTGTTCCAGATGAAACGTCAGCTGGACAAACTGGGAGAACTTATCCTGAAGGTGACCTATGCGAGCGACCCCATCTCCTTGCAGAGACCGCAGCTGGAGGAGCAGGTCAAATACCTCATCGACCACCTCATCAAAAG CTCATTTGTGGTGGAGAAGCAGCCATGGATGCCAACCCACCCCCAGAAACCTCTCATCATCAAGACCGGGGTGCAGTTCACCACCAAAGTCAG ATTGCTGGTCAAACTCCCAGAGGTGGATTATCAACTGAAAGTGAAGACGATATTTGACAA GTACCTCCCCCCTGGCAGAGT ACATCGTCAGTTCTTCATCCTGACTTCCACCACCAAAGTAATGGACGTGGAGGAATCATCAAATGGCTGTCTATCTGTAGAGTTCAGACATTTG CTGAAAGAGAAGAAATATGTTAACGGTACAAAGGTGAACGAG GGTCCTCTCTCTGTGACGGAGGAGCTCCACTCCCTCAGCTTCGAGGCCCAGTTCAACATACAGGGCATTAACATCGACCTGGAG aCCTGCTCTTTTCCTCTGGTGGTCATCTCTAATGTTAGCCAGCTGACTGGAGGCTGGGCCTCGATCATGTGGTACAACATGCTGACTGACGAACCCAGG aacctAGACTTCTTTGCCAGTCCTCCGCGGGCCAGTTGGGGCCAGCTCTCTGAAGTGCTGAGTTGGCAGTTCTCGACTTTCACTGGGCGGGGCCTCAACAGGGAGCAGCTGTGCATGCTGGGAGAGAAACTCATGG GTCAGCAAGCCTCTCACAATGAATGTCAGGTATCCTGGTCCAAATTCTGCAAG GAGAATATTCCTGGGAAGCCTTTCAGTTTTTGGATGTGGCTGGATTTCATCCTGGAGCTCATCAAGAAGCACCTGCTTCCCATCTGGAACGACAA CTGCATCATGGGCTTTGTCagtaaggagacagagagggcctGTTTGAAGGACAAGGAGCCTGGGACATTCCTGCTGCGCTTCAGTGAGAGCCACCTGGGTGGGATCACTTTCACCTGGGTGAAGCAGTCCGACAGTG GAGAGGCTAAATTAATCTCGGTGGAGCCGTACACCAAATCACGCCTCAGCGCTCTCCCGTTCGCCAACATCATCCGGGACTACAAGGTCATCGCAGACGGAGAGGTCCCTGAGAACCCGCTCAAGTTCCTCTACCCCGGCATCCCCAAAGACGAGTCCTTCAGACGACATTACAACAGTCAGCAGAGCAAAG TCTTTCCATATATATCATCTACATGGATTCCCATCTCCACTTTGCA ATGA
- the LOC112235400 gene encoding signal transducer and activator of transcription 4 isoform X1, which yields MSQWKQIQQLEFKYLEQVDYLYDDNFPMGIRQVLSDWIESQDWDMAAHHESMATVLLSNLLSQLDRQCSQEQNFLQRHNLKNINKQLQIKYKAYPLLMAGVISTSLREERRIIASANIPEQGPLEKSVQNSVAFERQKNMDNRVVIIRSSVQTLDPAVKCLEDMQDDFDLRFKTIQSRDPADRNTEGMEQEVTRLQEFLNNLDFKRKEILSKMSDMIKEIDALIASQLNPELMEWKRRQQINCIGGPLLTGLDQLQNWFTLTAQSLFQMKRQLDKLGELILKVTYASDPISLQRPQLEEQVKYLIDHLIKSSFVVEKQPWMPTHPQKPLIIKTGVQFTTKVRLLVKLPEVDYQLKVKTIFDKYLPPGRVHRQFFILTSTTKVMDVEESSNGCLSVEFRHLQLKEKKYVNGTKVNEGPLSVTEELHSLSFEAQFNIQGINIDLETCSFPLVVISNVSQLTGGWASIMWYNMLTDEPRNLDFFASPPRASWGQLSEVLSWQFSTFTGRGLNREQLCMLGEKLMGQQASHNECQVSWSKFCKENIPGKPFSFWMWLDFILELIKKHLLPIWNDNCIMGFVSKETERACLKDKEPGTFLLRFSESHLGGITFTWVKQSDSGEAKLISVEPYTKSRLSALPFANIIRDYKVIADGEVPENPLKFLYPGIPKDESFRRHYNSQQSKVFPYISSTWIPISTLQ from the exons ATGAGTCAATGGAAACAAATTCAACAGCTCGAGTTCAAATACCTGGAGCAGGTGGATTACCTTTATGATGACAACTTCCCCATGGGGATTCGGCAGGTGCTTTCTGACTGGATTGAAAGCCAGGACTG GGATATGGCCGCACACCATGAGTCCATGGCGACAGTTCTCCTCAGCAATCTCCTGTCTCAGTTGGACAGGCAGTGTTCTCAGGAACAGAACTTCCTACAAAGACACAACCTGAAGAACATCAACAAGCAGTTACAG atcaAATACAAAGCCTACCCTCTGCTCATGGCCGGGGTCATCTCCACTAGCCTCAGAGAGGAGCGTCGTATCATCGCCTCAGCCAACATACCGGAACAG GGCCCGTTGGAGAAATCTGTACAGAATTCCGTGGCCTTCGAGAGACAGAAGAACATGGACAACAGGGTGGTCATAATCAGGAGTAGTGTGCAGACGCTGGACCCGGCAGTGAAATGTCTAGAGGACATGCAAGATGACTTTGACTTACGCTTCAAAACTATCCAGTCTCGAG ATCCGGCGGACAGGAACACAGAGGGGATGGAACAGGAAGTGACCCGACTGCAGGAGTTTCTCAACAACCTGGACTTTAAGAGGAAG GAGATCCTGTCTAAAATGAGTGACATGATAAAAGAGATTGACGCTCTGATAGCCTCCCAGCTGAACCCAGAGCTGATGGAGTGGAAACGCAGGCAGCAGATCAACTGTATAGGTGGCCCACTGCTCACTGGACTGGACCAGCTCCAGAACTG gtttactCTGACGGCCCAGAGTCTGTTCCAGATGAAACGTCAGCTGGACAAACTGGGAGAACTTATCCTGAAGGTGACCTATGCGAGCGACCCCATCTCCTTGCAGAGACCGCAGCTGGAGGAGCAGGTCAAATACCTCATCGACCACCTCATCAAAAG CTCATTTGTGGTGGAGAAGCAGCCATGGATGCCAACCCACCCCCAGAAACCTCTCATCATCAAGACCGGGGTGCAGTTCACCACCAAAGTCAG ATTGCTGGTCAAACTCCCAGAGGTGGATTATCAACTGAAAGTGAAGACGATATTTGACAA GTACCTCCCCCCTGGCAGAGT ACATCGTCAGTTCTTCATCCTGACTTCCACCACCAAAGTAATGGACGTGGAGGAATCATCAAATGGCTGTCTATCTGTAGAGTTCAGACATTTG CAGCTGAAAGAGAAGAAATATGTTAACGGTACAAAGGTGAACGAG GGTCCTCTCTCTGTGACGGAGGAGCTCCACTCCCTCAGCTTCGAGGCCCAGTTCAACATACAGGGCATTAACATCGACCTGGAG aCCTGCTCTTTTCCTCTGGTGGTCATCTCTAATGTTAGCCAGCTGACTGGAGGCTGGGCCTCGATCATGTGGTACAACATGCTGACTGACGAACCCAGG aacctAGACTTCTTTGCCAGTCCTCCGCGGGCCAGTTGGGGCCAGCTCTCTGAAGTGCTGAGTTGGCAGTTCTCGACTTTCACTGGGCGGGGCCTCAACAGGGAGCAGCTGTGCATGCTGGGAGAGAAACTCATGG GTCAGCAAGCCTCTCACAATGAATGTCAGGTATCCTGGTCCAAATTCTGCAAG GAGAATATTCCTGGGAAGCCTTTCAGTTTTTGGATGTGGCTGGATTTCATCCTGGAGCTCATCAAGAAGCACCTGCTTCCCATCTGGAACGACAA CTGCATCATGGGCTTTGTCagtaaggagacagagagggcctGTTTGAAGGACAAGGAGCCTGGGACATTCCTGCTGCGCTTCAGTGAGAGCCACCTGGGTGGGATCACTTTCACCTGGGTGAAGCAGTCCGACAGTG GAGAGGCTAAATTAATCTCGGTGGAGCCGTACACCAAATCACGCCTCAGCGCTCTCCCGTTCGCCAACATCATCCGGGACTACAAGGTCATCGCAGACGGAGAGGTCCCTGAGAACCCGCTCAAGTTCCTCTACCCCGGCATCCCCAAAGACGAGTCCTTCAGACGACATTACAACAGTCAGCAGAGCAAAG TCTTTCCATATATATCATCTACATGGATTCCCATCTCCACTTTGCA ATGA